The Psychrobacillus sp. FSL K6-4046 DNA window AGCGTGTATAGATTTCTGTATCTGCTGTCTCGGCGATTACAAAAGATAAAGCAGATGCTGCCACAATCATTAAAGTATCTCCAAGTGCAAATGATGCAGTCCCTGATAAGAGTAATGCTAAGAAGATAAATAAATATGTTTTAGCTCTACCATATTTATTTTGCACAAGATCTCGAAAAATGAAGGTTGCTCCAACAAAAAGCGTTCCCATAGGAACGATAAACATGCCAAACTCTAACGGTGCAAATCTAGCCGTCACCACATTTGCAATAACAATAGATAATAAATAAAATAATATTCTCATTATGCTTCTCCTTTAAACATCACTAACTCTGTAAAGGTTAGTACCATTTATATATTATTTTTCTCAAGTTCTCGCTTCGTATTTAAATACTCCTCAAGCCCATTTTCACGTAATTTACATGCTGGGCACTCTCCACAACCATCTGCAATGATTCCGTTATAACAGGTTAAAGTTCTTTCTCTCACATACTCAAATACACCAAGTGAATCTGCTAGCTCCCATGTTTGTGCCTTGTTGATCCACATTAATGGTGTATGAATGACAAAGGAACTATCCATTGATAAATTTAATGTCACATTCATCGATTTGATAAAAACGTCGCGACAATCGGGATACCCACTAAAGTCTGTTTCACAAACCCCTGTCACGATATGCTTTGCTCCTACTTGACTAGCTAAGACACCAGCAAATGAAAGAAAAAGCAGATTTCTTCCGGGAACAAATGTTGAAGGTAGCTCACCTTTATCCCCTTCTTCAATTTTGATCTCCTCGCGTGTCAATGCATTAGCTGCAAGCTGATTTAGTAATGACATATCGAGCACATGATGTTCGATGCCAAGCTCTTTTGCTATTTCTTTTGCACAGTCCATCTCCAGGCGATGCCTTTGACCGTAATCAAAGGTCACGGCCACCACCTCTGCAAAATTTTCTATCGCCCAGAACAAACAAGTCGTACTATCTTGCCCTCCACTAAATACAATAAGTGCTTTTCCTTGTTTCATGTGTAAATCTCCTTCACGACGAAAAACAGCACGCTAAGAGAAGTGCTGTTTTCATCTTAGTTTTTTTAAGAGGGTCGCTAATAACCTCTTCCTTGCTAACAAGGATCTATTTAATTAATTTTCATTTATAGTAATCGTCTTGGAGTAAGAAGTTCCTAGTTCCTATTATTCAATTCTATTTATCGATTATCAATATTTTCTGGATTAAGATCATGATTCATTAAACGATAGCTAGCGATTTCCTCATATTTTGTCCCTGGTCGTCCATAGTTGCACCAAGGATCAATAGAGATACCACCACGTGGTGTAAATTTCCCCCAAACCTCAATATATCTAGGGTCTAGCAGTTTGATTAAATCATTCATAATAATGTTCACACAGTCCTCGTGGAAATCACCATGGTTTCTAAAGCTAAATAAATATAGCTTCAGCGATTTACTTTCCACTATTTTTTTATCCGGGATGTATGAAATATACATAGTGGCAAAATCAGGTTGTTGCGTTATTGGACATAGACTCGTAAACTCTGGACAATTAAACTTCACAAAATAATCTCGATTAGAATGGAGATTGTCTACTGATTCTAATACTTCAGGCGCATAGTTAAATGCATATTGCACTTTTTGATTTCCTAATAAGGTCAAATCTTCTAATCCTTCAGCTGACTTTCGGCCAGACATAAAAAAACCCCCTTGAAAAGTAATATCAAATCTTTTCAAGGAGAGGCTGCAACATTTTCTATAAAACTTTACAGGATTAAAACAAAAAAGCCATGTCCAGTTATGGACATGGCGTGATCGTCATGTATCCATAGTTTTTTATAGAGGGTATCTGCTATGAACCTCTCCTGAAAAATTTCAGGTATTTATCTAAAAAAATAATATAATACATGGTGATAAATGTCAAATTGAATTATTAATGTATTACTCTGTTCCTTACTATTGAAGGTTTCATAATAGTTTAGCCCCTTCAATGAAAAAATTGGTAATCTTTTATTTTCTAAAATCAATTATTATGGTAGAATTACTTTTTGTGAATGAAAGGTAATACAAAAGTTATAGCAATGACCATTTTATAGGACTTTAACAAGGATAAAAGTCATCTATAAGTTAAATAACGACGATTTGCCGAAGGATAAAAATTAAAAAGGGGCTCCTCATTATGATAAGAAGTTTTAAAATGTCTATTAAAACCAAAATCTCTACTATAATTACTATAGTAGTTGCAACCAATATTCTACTAGGTTTAATGGGTTTATTTAATCTACAAAATGTCCAATCTTCGTTAGAAGAGAGCTTGGAGAGTAGGTCTAAAAATTTGAATTTATTGCGAACAGTTGGAATCGACTTTCATCAAATGTATATAGCTGAAAAAAATCTCTATTTATATGAACCAAGTACTAGTGCTTTTAAAGATCAATTAGAAGAATATAATGGTCAAAAGGTAGATATTGAAGAAAGATTTTCAGAGTATTACTCAAATATTATTAATCTACCAAACGAAAAAAAACTAGCGCAAGCGCATGAAGATATGAAAGAAGAATACTTTACAATCTCGAATGAAGTTGTTCAGTTACTATCCTCTTCCAATCCTTCCGACCGTGAACAAGGTATGTTGTTATCTCAAAATGAAGGATATATAAAATTTGATGCAGCAGAAGAATCCTTAGATGTAATTGGTGATTTATATTTCGATAATAACGAAATCATGTTAAAAGAAGTAAAAGAAAAGTATTCTCTTCTCTTTACAGTTACATGCATTGTAATCTTACTTTGTTTAATAGTTAGTTCGTTACTAGGTCTATTAGTTATTCGTTCTATCAATCGTCCGATTCAAACATTAAGAAATAGTGTTAAAAAGGTAGCTGAAGGCGATTTAACAGTAAATATTAAATCATTTGCAAATGATGAATTAGGGGAATTATCGAAGGATTTTAATTTAATGACTCAACAAACGAAACAGTTAATATCAACCGTCAGAAATACAGTAGAACACCTTAGTGATTCTTCCCATCAACTTAGTTTAATCTCAGATGAAACTAGTGTAACTGGTGAAAAAATAAGCAAAGAAATTGTGGAAATTGCTGAGGGAGTGACAAAACAAAAAGTCTTAACAGAAGCAACGGATCAAAAAACCTTGGAACTTTCAAATGTTATAAATAAATTAAATGAAAAAAATATACAAATGGATGAGCTATCAGCAAATGCTAAGATTGTTCTTCAACAGGGGGTAGGAAAGCTCAAAGACTTACAAGAAAAAACGGAAATATCAATAAACAGTACTGATGAAGTTGTAAAAGTGGTACATGTACTTGCGGAAAATATGAAAAAAATCGGATATATTGTTCAAACATTAAATGAAATTTCTAGTCAAACTAACTTACTTGCACTTAATGCAAGTATTGAGGCAGCGAGAGCTGGTGAATACGGTGTTGGTTTTGCTGTTGTTGCAGCTGAGGTACAAAAATTAGCAGCACAATCGGCAACTGCCTCCAAACAAATCGAAGACACGATCATGACGATTGAGAACGATACAGTTAAAACGCTCGATTTAATGAATCAAACCGCTCATATTAACAGTGAGCAAGGCATTATTATGGGGGAAACAGGTAAAGCATTTAATACGCTAAATGACGCCATTAGTCACATTCTGCATTCGCTTACTGAAATTAATGGTGAAATTTTGAATGCCAATCTTATTAAGGAAGACGTTGTAAAAGCTATTTCAGAAATATCAGATGTTGCTAATGAGGTTTCACTAAAAACAGAGTTAATAAATGCTTCTGTTGATCATCAGTACGAGGCTTTTATAAACCTACAAGAATCGGCTGAGATGTTAAATGGGCTAAGTGAAAAAGTAAATAAGATGATTCAAAGTTTCCATATTGAAGACTAAGATGCTTGATAAGTGCTCAAGGCTCTCTAAAGGAACAACGAAATGAAATCATTAATATATAAAAAGAAACCAACTCATGTAAAACAAAGTTGGTTTCTTTTTTTAAAATAATCTTGATACTGCTTTTGTATTCTTTATAACTAGGACTAGATTAGTAAGATATTAACCATTAACTAGTTGAGGCGTCGTGTTACGTATCAAATAATCAAATGATCCAAGTGCAGCGGTTGCCCCTGAACCCATTGAAATGATGATTTGCTTGTATACTGTGTCCGTACAGTCACCTGCTGCGAATACGCCAGGCATGCTTGTCGCACCATGCTTATTAATAATGATTTCATTATTTTGATTTAAATCAATTATACCTTTTAAAAATTCTGTGTTCGGTAGTAGACCAATTTGTACGAAAACCCCTTGTAGCTCAATATGCTCTTCTTTTCCAGACACAACATCCAAATAAGTTAACCCGTTCACTTTATCTGTACCTGTAATTTCTTGTGTTAAGGCATTTGTTAAAACCGTTACATTAGATAGACTATGTAAACGCTCTTGTAATACTGTATCAGCCTTTAGCTCTGCATTCCTTTGCAATAAGTAAACATGATTCACAATACCCGCTAAATCAATCGCAGCTTCTACTCCTGAGTTTCCACCGCCAACTACTGACACATCTTTCCCTTTGAAGATAGGACCATCACAATGCGGACAATATGCTACGCCTTTATTTTTAAATTCTTGCTCGCCCGGTACACCTAATTGACGGTAGCGTGCCCCTGTTGAAAGAATAACTGTTTTTCCTTTCAATACTGCACCGTTTTCTAAAGTTACTTCTACCATCTCGTTACGAGCAATACTTGTAACTCGTTGGGATTTCATAATATCTACATTGTAATCCGCTACATGTGCCTCTAGGCTTGAAACAAATTGTGGACCTTCTGTAGCTCTGGTACCAATAATGTTCTCAATAGCCAATGTGTCATTTACTTGGCCACCAAAGCGCTCCGCTACAATTCCTGTGCGAATACCTTTACGAGCAGAATAGATTGCGGCTGAGGCACCTGCCGGACCGCCACCAACTACTAATACATCGAACGGCTCAACGTCTCCAAATTCAGAGCCGTCAGACGCTTCTCCAAGCTTGTTTAAAATATCCTCAAGCTCCATACGCCCTCCACCAAAGTTCTCACCGTTCATATAAACTGTTGGTACGGCCATAATGTCACGTTCTTTAATTTCGTCTTGGAACGTGCCACCCTCTACCATTGTGTTAGAGATATTTGGATTTAACACAGACATAATATTCAATGCTTGCACAACGTCTGGACAATTGTGACAAGTCAGGCTCACGTACGTTTCAAATTTCATAGGTTTCTTGATTGCTTGAATGCGTTTAATCACTGACTCGTCTACCTTTGGAG harbors:
- the queF gene encoding preQ(1) synthase, yielding MSGRKSAEGLEDLTLLGNQKVQYAFNYAPEVLESVDNLHSNRDYFVKFNCPEFTSLCPITQQPDFATMYISYIPDKKIVESKSLKLYLFSFRNHGDFHEDCVNIIMNDLIKLLDPRYIEVWGKFTPRGGISIDPWCNYGRPGTKYEEIASYRLMNHDLNPENIDNR
- the ahpF gene encoding alkyl hydroperoxide reductase subunit F, encoding MLLDANLKAQLQQYLALLEGEIVIKVSVSDDKVSNDMLDLVTELENMSPLITVQHALLERTPSFSINKVGEESGVTFAGLPLGHEFTSLVLALLQVSGRAPKVDESVIKRIQAIKKPMKFETYVSLTCHNCPDVVQALNIMSVLNPNISNTMVEGGTFQDEIKERDIMAVPTVYMNGENFGGGRMELEDILNKLGEASDGSEFGDVEPFDVLVVGGGPAGASAAIYSARKGIRTGIVAERFGGQVNDTLAIENIIGTRATEGPQFVSSLEAHVADYNVDIMKSQRVTSIARNEMVEVTLENGAVLKGKTVILSTGARYRQLGVPGEQEFKNKGVAYCPHCDGPIFKGKDVSVVGGGNSGVEAAIDLAGIVNHVYLLQRNAELKADTVLQERLHSLSNVTVLTNALTQEITGTDKVNGLTYLDVVSGKEEHIELQGVFVQIGLLPNTEFLKGIIDLNQNNEIIINKHGATSMPGVFAAGDCTDTVYKQIIISMGSGATAALGSFDYLIRNTTPQLVNG
- a CDS encoding methyl-accepting chemotaxis protein: MIRSFKMSIKTKISTIITIVVATNILLGLMGLFNLQNVQSSLEESLESRSKNLNLLRTVGIDFHQMYIAEKNLYLYEPSTSAFKDQLEEYNGQKVDIEERFSEYYSNIINLPNEKKLAQAHEDMKEEYFTISNEVVQLLSSSNPSDREQGMLLSQNEGYIKFDAAEESLDVIGDLYFDNNEIMLKEVKEKYSLLFTVTCIVILLCLIVSSLLGLLVIRSINRPIQTLRNSVKKVAEGDLTVNIKSFANDELGELSKDFNLMTQQTKQLISTVRNTVEHLSDSSHQLSLISDETSVTGEKISKEIVEIAEGVTKQKVLTEATDQKTLELSNVINKLNEKNIQMDELSANAKIVLQQGVGKLKDLQEKTEISINSTDEVVKVVHVLAENMKKIGYIVQTLNEISSQTNLLALNASIEAARAGEYGVGFAVVAAEVQKLAAQSATASKQIEDTIMTIENDTVKTLDLMNQTAHINSEQGIIMGETGKAFNTLNDAISHILHSLTEINGEILNANLIKEDVVKAISEISDVANEVSLKTELINASVDHQYEAFINLQESAEMLNGLSEKVNKMIQSFHIED
- the queC gene encoding 7-cyano-7-deazaguanine synthase QueC, encoding MKQGKALIVFSGGQDSTTCLFWAIENFAEVVAVTFDYGQRHRLEMDCAKEIAKELGIEHHVLDMSLLNQLAANALTREEIKIEEGDKGELPSTFVPGRNLLFLSFAGVLASQVGAKHIVTGVCETDFSGYPDCRDVFIKSMNVTLNLSMDSSFVIHTPLMWINKAQTWELADSLGVFEYVRERTLTCYNGIIADGCGECPACKLRENGLEEYLNTKRELEKNNI
- a CDS encoding VUT family protein → MRILFYLLSIVIANVVTARFAPLEFGMFIVPMGTLFVGATFIFRDLVQNKYGRAKTYLFIFLALLLSGTASFALGDTLMIVAASALSFVIAETADTEIYTRLKLPMAWRVFYSGIVGGLLDSVVFVIVGLSPLGAGFIPWEAVPAAIVGQVIVKTVIQMIGALILNQGLALKARRLREV